The proteins below come from a single Isachenkonia alkalipeptolytica genomic window:
- a CDS encoding reductive dehalogenase, with product MLSRDEMKVDQKPYRVDGSIYQRFPVTNQAFAIVSTRDMGEPSYLGFLEKMHKNLGTRMQQGDKGFSREENARDLGANAMNLILGSYGFPNHQFLQWKSMIVPEHLSKMPVGNSSKELTDMVKNTAKLYGSDLTGITELDEKWIYSKDMEKPFIIIDEGEPEEKEEGFYIPRSMNRAIVLAFLMDEEMIYESPELDASVATSFGYSRMGITAVSLAEYIRALGYRAIPSMNDTALSIPLAVDAGLGQLGRHGLLITPEYGSNVRLAKVLTDMPLEPDQPIDFGITEFCENCILCAEHCPPEAITQGEQTIDCNQITGNSGVKKWYIKGERCLNFWQENGASCANCIAVCPFTYGFESMQCFECKGCAERDRGCILQTNTLYRIENGYLKQERWADRGEVMIPRRRGL from the coding sequence TTGCTTTCAAGAGATGAAATGAAAGTTGATCAAAAACCTTATAGGGTGGATGGAAGTATTTACCAACGATTCCCCGTAACAAACCAGGCCTTTGCCATTGTCAGCACCCGAGATATGGGAGAGCCCAGCTATTTAGGTTTTCTTGAAAAAATGCATAAGAACCTGGGCACCCGTATGCAACAAGGAGATAAAGGCTTTTCTAGGGAAGAGAATGCCAGGGATTTAGGGGCAAATGCAATGAATTTGATACTGGGTTCCTATGGCTTTCCCAATCATCAGTTTTTGCAGTGGAAGTCTATGATTGTTCCGGAACATCTTTCGAAGATGCCGGTGGGTAATTCCTCCAAAGAGTTGACGGATATGGTGAAAAATACGGCAAAGCTATATGGATCAGATCTGACGGGAATTACGGAACTGGATGAAAAATGGATTTACTCCAAGGATATGGAAAAGCCTTTCATTATTATCGATGAAGGAGAGCCGGAGGAAAAGGAAGAGGGTTTTTATATTCCCAGATCCATGAACCGGGCAATTGTACTGGCTTTTTTGATGGATGAGGAGATGATTTATGAATCCCCGGAGCTAGACGCCAGTGTAGCTACTTCCTTCGGATATTCCAGGATGGGTATAACCGCAGTATCTTTAGCGGAATATATCCGGGCCTTAGGGTATCGGGCAATACCTTCCATGAATGATACGGCCTTAAGTATTCCTCTTGCCGTGGATGCAGGCCTTGGTCAATTGGGTCGACACGGTCTTTTGATTACACCAGAATATGGTTCCAACGTTCGACTGGCAAAAGTCCTTACGGACATGCCCTTGGAACCCGATCAGCCAATTGATTTCGGTATTACTGAGTTCTGCGAAAACTGTATTCTTTGTGCAGAACATTGTCCACCGGAAGCCATCACCCAGGGAGAGCAAACAATCGATTGTAACCAGATCACTGGAAACTCCGGAGTGAAAAAATGGTATATAAAGGGGGAGCGCTGTTTGAATTTTTGGCAAGAAAATGGAGCCAGTTGTGCAAATTGTATTGCCGTGTGTCCTTTCACTTATGGATTTGAATCCATGCAGTGTTTTGAATGCAAAGGCTGTGCAGAACGGGATCGGGGATGTATTCTACAAACGAATACTTTGTATAGAATAGAAAACGGCTATTTAAAACAGGAACGGTGGGCAGATCGTGGAGAAGTAATGATCCCGCGAAGACGGGGGCTATAA
- a CDS encoding redoxin domain-containing protein — MGNIEVNKTAPDFEVEDFHGHTFKLSEFRGEKSVLLVLNRGFM, encoded by the coding sequence ATGGGAAATATCGAGGTCAATAAAACCGCACCGGATTTTGAAGTGGAAGATTTTCATGGTCATACATTCAAGCTCTCTGAATTTAGAGGAGAAAAAAGTGTATTATTGGTATTGAATAGAGGATTTATGTGA
- the gloA gene encoding lactoylglutathione lyase, protein MKYKMLHTCLRVKDLEKSLEFYTKALGLKETRRKDFPEHEFTLVFLADEAENHEIELTYNYNQEKPYTIGDGFSHMALSVEDLEASQRRHKEMGYEVTELMGLPGSPPRYYFLTDPDGYEVEIIRRA, encoded by the coding sequence ATGAAATATAAAATGTTGCATACCTGCCTACGGGTGAAGGATCTGGAAAAATCCCTGGAGTTTTATACGAAGGCTTTAGGGTTAAAAGAAACCCGAAGAAAGGATTTTCCAGAGCATGAATTTACCTTGGTGTTTTTAGCCGATGAAGCTGAAAATCATGAAATTGAACTGACCTATAACTACAATCAGGAAAAGCCCTATACCATTGGAGATGGATTCAGTCATATGGCTCTATCCGTGGAGGATTTGGAAGCCTCCCAACGAAGACATAAGGAAATGGGTTATGAGGTGACGGAGCTAATGGGACTTCCCGGTTCACCTCCAAGGTATTATTTTCTCACGGACCCCGACGGATACGAAGTGGAGATTATTCGAAGGGCTTAA
- a CDS encoding PQQ-dependent sugar dehydrogenase, with product MKKKRTALWIVLVIAVTGILLWQTGAVNYFLARTIFAPDFEEELLPGEDSTAHRDEEGDEKEPVREEEGERHSIENIDYEIEVVAENLEIPWEIVHLPDGRILVTERPGRVKILDEGEIATIHSVEHAGEGGLLGMALSPTFEEDAYLYLYYTYREDGDFYNRVARYTFEEDQIGEEEVVIEGIPGGRIHNGGRIKFGPDEMLYIATGDAADPELAQNVDSLAGMILRLHPDGGIPEDNPFDQSPVYAYGIRNPQGLAWHPGTEELFSSGHGPTRLDVINHIHPGGNYGWPEITCDEEDSDFEEAVVCYTEFTLAPSGMDFYHHEDLVEESLYVAGLRGNMVMRIDFNREGEFLRQEALFQDYGRIRTVVYHEGSLYIATNNRDGRGVPASEDDRIIRITPILLE from the coding sequence ATGAAGAAAAAAAGAACGGCTTTATGGATTGTACTTGTAATTGCGGTGACCGGAATTCTCTTGTGGCAAACCGGGGCTGTTAATTATTTTTTAGCAAGAACGATTTTTGCTCCGGATTTCGAGGAAGAGTTACTTCCCGGGGAAGATTCCACCGCTCACAGGGATGAAGAGGGAGATGAAAAAGAACCTGTTAGGGAAGAGGAGGGCGAAAGACACTCTATAGAGAATATCGACTATGAGATCGAGGTGGTTGCAGAGAATCTTGAGATCCCTTGGGAAATTGTTCATCTTCCCGACGGCAGAATATTGGTTACAGAACGCCCCGGTCGGGTTAAAATTTTAGACGAGGGGGAAATTGCCACGATTCATTCCGTAGAGCATGCGGGGGAAGGTGGCCTACTAGGAATGGCCCTTAGTCCGACATTTGAAGAGGATGCTTATTTGTACTTATATTATACCTACCGGGAAGATGGGGATTTTTACAACCGTGTTGCTCGTTATACCTTTGAAGAAGACCAAATAGGAGAAGAAGAAGTGGTAATAGAGGGTATTCCTGGAGGAAGAATTCATAATGGCGGGCGGATCAAATTTGGTCCCGATGAAATGCTTTATATTGCCACGGGGGACGCTGCGGATCCGGAACTTGCCCAGAATGTGGATTCTTTGGCAGGAATGATTTTACGATTGCATCCCGACGGAGGAATTCCCGAAGACAATCCCTTTGATCAGAGTCCGGTTTACGCCTATGGGATACGCAATCCCCAGGGGTTGGCCTGGCATCCGGGGACAGAAGAGCTTTTTTCCAGTGGGCACGGGCCTACGCGATTAGACGTGATCAATCATATACATCCCGGAGGCAATTACGGTTGGCCCGAGATTACCTGCGATGAAGAGGACTCGGATTTTGAGGAAGCGGTAGTATGTTATACAGAATTTACATTGGCCCCTTCAGGGATGGACTTTTATCATCATGAAGATCTTGTGGAGGAATCCCTTTATGTTGCAGGATTGAGAGGCAATATGGTTATGCGTATTGACTTTAACCGGGAAGGAGAGTTCCTGCGTCAGGAAGCCCTGTTTCAGGATTACGGTAGAATTAGGACCGTAGTTTATCATGAAGGATCCTTATATATCGCTACAAACAACCGGGATGGTAGAGGGGTCCCCGCATCGGAGGATGATCGGATTATACGAATTACACCAATACTATTAGAGTAG
- a CDS encoding PTS sugar transporter subunit IIC yields the protein MEILLGTMMLIAMLLIFSIFSLKAPKGQEAMSGLASAAIATFLVEAIHLYITGDFLDIAFLGEVGKVSGSMGGVAAVALTMIQMKVNPVLAVSAGVAVGGAGILPGFIAGYILGLVTPHIERRIPAGMNVIFGALLVAPLARIIALSSGPMVDSTLSSIGQMISVAALQSPLFMGIILGGLMKVMCTSPLSSMALTAMLGLTGLPMGIAAIATFGGAFTNGIVFSKLKLGDRGQSLAIMLEPLTQADIVSANAIPIYLSNFLGGALAGLSAAYFGIVNHAPGTASPIPGLIAPFAFNSPLTVFLSLVFAMAGGILAGIIGAKTFRNYQPRIGKKEGKESNNPMEASAV from the coding sequence ATGGAAATATTACTTGGAACCATGATGTTAATTGCAATGCTTTTGATTTTTTCGATTTTTAGTCTTAAGGCCCCTAAGGGTCAAGAGGCTATGTCCGGATTGGCCAGTGCGGCGATTGCCACTTTCTTAGTGGAGGCCATCCATTTGTATATTACCGGAGATTTTCTGGACATTGCATTTCTTGGAGAAGTAGGCAAAGTCTCCGGGAGCATGGGAGGAGTCGCGGCGGTTGCTCTTACAATGATTCAAATGAAAGTGAATCCTGTCCTTGCGGTATCCGCGGGCGTAGCAGTGGGAGGAGCGGGAATTCTTCCGGGATTCATTGCAGGTTACATCCTGGGTTTAGTCACCCCCCATATTGAGCGACGCATACCTGCGGGAATGAATGTTATATTTGGGGCATTATTAGTAGCTCCACTCGCGAGAATAATTGCCCTTAGCAGTGGGCCTATGGTGGATTCCACGCTTTCCAGTATTGGTCAGATGATCTCTGTAGCCGCGCTGCAGTCACCACTTTTTATGGGCATTATCTTAGGAGGGCTTATGAAGGTAATGTGCACCTCACCGTTAAGTTCCATGGCCCTTACTGCTATGTTGGGCCTTACAGGGCTACCTATGGGCATTGCAGCCATTGCCACCTTTGGCGGTGCGTTCACCAACGGAATCGTTTTTTCAAAACTGAAACTCGGAGACCGTGGTCAAAGCCTGGCAATCATGTTGGAACCGTTAACTCAGGCGGATATAGTAAGTGCGAATGCTATTCCCATTTATCTTTCCAACTTTCTAGGGGGAGCCCTTGCAGGACTCTCTGCAGCGTATTTCGGTATAGTGAATCACGCACCGGGTACCGCATCTCCAATTCCCGGCCTTATTGCCCCCTTTGCATTTAATAGCCCTCTGACGGTATTCCTTTCTTTAGTGTTTGCCATGGCAGGAGGGATCCTTGCAGGAATCATCGGTGCAAAAACCTTTAGGAACTATCAACCACGAATTGGAAAAAAAGAAGGAAAAGAATCCAATAACCCCATGGAAGCCTCCGCCGTTTAA
- a CDS encoding PadR family transcriptional regulator, with amino-acid sequence MKYDKGLIGGSTVLLLLSLLKEQDRYGYEIIKELELRSENAFQFKEGTLYPVLHRLEAKGYVKSYQAKGDTGKNRKYYKITKSGLEELEVETEAWKSFSENVQKVLAGGNGKTLNTYG; translated from the coding sequence ATGAAATATGATAAAGGTTTAATCGGAGGAAGCACGGTACTGCTCCTGTTATCCCTTCTCAAAGAGCAGGATCGCTACGGCTATGAGATCATTAAGGAGTTGGAACTTCGATCGGAAAATGCTTTTCAGTTTAAGGAAGGAACCCTTTATCCCGTACTGCATCGTTTGGAGGCTAAGGGCTATGTAAAATCCTATCAAGCTAAAGGGGATACGGGAAAAAACCGCAAATATTACAAGATCACAAAATCCGGTCTAGAGGAATTGGAAGTGGAAACCGAAGCCTGGAAGTCCTTTTCTGAAAATGTGCAGAAAGTGCTTGCGGGTGGCAATGGAAAAACCTTGAATACTTACGGCTAG
- a CDS encoding permease prefix domain 1-containing protein: MQTKDPEINDFIKELLREIRFFPAKKEIEQEYSDHLEDKIRDLIIEERMTREEALFITLEEMGDPREIGKALNEVHNPFLGWALLVSRGLLIVFGAFALHLLISFSSELLFHSTRDIGIEEDLVISEIPIDREIEMDATTYYFDRAVIQNNGEAFILIETLSYTRPPRIRGLFFTSVQDNLGNTYYDLTIPYRSRIFRKDLVLPLKNIAEEAEFLTLEFDRYNRAFEINLPLPERRDPYE; the protein is encoded by the coding sequence ATGCAAACTAAGGATCCTGAAATAAACGATTTCATTAAAGAACTATTAAGAGAAATTCGTTTTTTCCCTGCAAAGAAAGAAATAGAACAGGAATACAGTGATCATCTTGAAGATAAAATTCGGGATTTAATCATTGAAGAAAGGATGACTAGAGAAGAAGCCCTTTTCATAACTCTAGAAGAAATGGGAGACCCTCGTGAAATCGGCAAAGCACTTAACGAAGTTCATAACCCTTTCTTAGGCTGGGCACTGTTAGTAAGTCGGGGGCTTTTGATTGTTTTCGGAGCTTTTGCTCTTCATTTGCTAATCTCTTTTAGCAGCGAATTGTTATTTCATAGCACGAGGGATATCGGAATAGAAGAAGACCTTGTGATTTCAGAAATTCCCATTGATCGAGAAATTGAAATGGATGCCACAACCTACTATTTTGACCGTGCGGTTATTCAAAATAACGGCGAAGCTTTTATTCTTATTGAAACCTTATCTTATACTAGACCTCCACGTATTCGAGGATTGTTTTTCACTTCCGTTCAAGATAATTTAGGAAACACTTATTACGACCTTACGATTCCTTATCGTTCACGGATTTTTCGGAAAGATTTAGTACTTCCTCTAAAAAACATAGCGGAAGAAGCCGAGTTTCTTACCTTGGAATTCGATCGTTATAACCGAGCGTTTGAAATTAACCTACCCCTTCCCGAAAGGAGGGATCCCTATGAATAA
- a CDS encoding molybdenum cofactor biosynthesis protein MoaE, which translates to MNHKQKKAPPSMDEWLKEVKKGPEAHEEGMYLVHNGVVRKTPKIKVRQGIDEGRIINKLEFSYDSEKVLKVIEETKELEGIFHVKVWLNEGVLEVGDDIMFVLIGGDIRPRVIDALQFAVGKIKNECVTEIEISDSKHQ; encoded by the coding sequence ATGAATCATAAACAAAAAAAGGCCCCACCATCCATGGATGAATGGCTAAAGGAAGTAAAAAAAGGTCCTGAAGCCCATGAAGAAGGCATGTACCTGGTCCATAATGGAGTGGTTCGAAAAACTCCGAAGATTAAAGTACGACAGGGAATTGATGAGGGACGGATCATAAATAAACTGGAGTTTTCCTATGACTCGGAGAAAGTCTTGAAAGTAATAGAAGAGACAAAAGAACTTGAGGGGATCTTCCATGTAAAGGTTTGGTTAAATGAAGGGGTATTGGAAGTCGGTGACGACATTATGTTTGTTCTCATTGGAGGGGATATTCGACCGCGAGTGATTGATGCCCTGCAATTTGCCGTCGGAAAAATAAAAAATGAGTGCGTTACTGAAATCGAAATATCCGACTCAAAACATCAATAA
- a CDS encoding superoxide dismutase gives MKFKLPELRHSFDAYEPHIDAKTMEIHHGKHHNGYVEKLNAALEVQKDLESWDIQDLLKNLEKLPKDIQTAVRNNGGGHYNHTLFWAILSPEEVEPGEDFKKAIEDAFGSMENFKNDFKDAALKRFGSGWAWLVMDQGELKITSTPNQDSPISNGQIELLGLDVWEHAYYLNYQNRRPDYVDAFWNVVDWSRVESRWEKAK, from the coding sequence ATGAAATTTAAATTACCGGAGTTAAGACACAGTTTTGATGCTTACGAACCTCACATTGATGCAAAAACCATGGAAATCCATCATGGAAAACACCACAACGGTTATGTGGAAAAACTGAATGCGGCCTTGGAAGTACAAAAAGATCTTGAATCCTGGGATATTCAGGATCTATTAAAGAATCTTGAGAAATTACCTAAGGATATTCAGACCGCAGTACGAAATAATGGAGGGGGTCATTACAACCACACCTTATTTTGGGCAATCCTTTCACCGGAGGAGGTAGAACCCGGTGAAGATTTTAAAAAGGCCATAGAAGATGCCTTCGGATCCATGGAGAATTTTAAAAATGACTTTAAAGATGCGGCGTTAAAGCGTTTTGGAAGCGGATGGGCTTGGCTGGTAATGGATCAAGGGGAATTGAAAATCACCAGTACTCCCAATCAAGACTCCCCGATTTCTAATGGGCAGATTGAACTTCTGGGCTTGGATGTTTGGGAACATGCCTATTATCTGAACTATCAAAATCGGAGACCGGACTACGTGGATGCTTTTTGGAATGTGGTGGACTGGTCCAGGGTTGAAAGTCGTTGGGAAAAGGCTAAATAA
- a CDS encoding DUF2812 domain-containing protein, protein MKSKEKRKRVAWNIFELDYKAMEVYLEDMALRGWMLKETNLFYATFERTDPKKVHFTVDVFEIPKYKGEKDPVEAKEYRDLCEAAGWNYIDGKGYLQFFYSEAEKPPKPIQTDLETEARIVSTSIWNRRVASVIVSILILTSLLFSHFPIGPENLMNNTNTLLALMLPLFWVYLIVVLVYLVLVRYQMQKKVDRQEIFESRNYGKARKRAWFLGVIPLFLGVSFAAGMLGDLLGGNQGIVIALVGTPVIILATHLASRWIQKDQQIKNDNLLYNGLTIVLLLLILILPPSMIIGEKGRGQGPLPEKYPLLSGGPWGDFEEEAAEEFRYYTQSSLLVPEYYEVRYPVNQQEGIYNYAYYRAISPGVAEYLYERLLDERGQDFREDHPINSLWDVERIGFIGSRNHVFILQDDKILQIRGNLDFRDEELIEDVERLFFRSSQQEGVIVTSP, encoded by the coding sequence ATGAAATCAAAAGAGAAGCGTAAACGGGTAGCTTGGAATATTTTTGAACTGGATTATAAAGCTATGGAAGTATACTTGGAAGATATGGCCCTACGGGGATGGATGTTAAAGGAAACCAATTTATTTTATGCAACCTTTGAAAGAACCGATCCGAAGAAAGTACATTTTACAGTAGATGTGTTTGAGATACCGAAATACAAAGGAGAAAAAGATCCGGTGGAAGCCAAGGAATACCGGGATTTATGTGAGGCGGCGGGCTGGAATTATATCGATGGTAAGGGGTATTTGCAATTTTTCTACAGTGAGGCTGAAAAACCTCCGAAGCCGATACAAACGGATCTTGAGACGGAGGCTCGGATCGTATCCACCTCTATTTGGAATCGCCGAGTAGCATCAGTCATTGTTTCGATATTAATACTGACATCCTTGCTTTTTTCTCATTTTCCCATAGGGCCTGAGAATCTAATGAATAATACCAATACATTACTGGCTCTGATGTTACCGTTGTTTTGGGTATATTTAATCGTGGTCCTGGTTTATTTAGTTCTGGTCCGTTATCAAATGCAAAAGAAAGTGGATCGCCAGGAAATCTTTGAGAGCAGAAATTATGGAAAAGCAAGAAAAAGAGCATGGTTCCTTGGGGTAATTCCCTTGTTTTTAGGGGTGTCTTTTGCCGCTGGAATGCTGGGAGACCTTCTCGGAGGCAATCAAGGCATAGTCATAGCCCTAGTAGGCACGCCGGTAATAATCTTAGCAACCCATTTAGCAAGCCGGTGGATTCAAAAGGATCAACAAATCAAAAATGACAACCTGTTATACAATGGGCTGACCATAGTTTTATTACTATTGATACTGATACTTCCACCGAGTATGATCATTGGCGAAAAAGGAAGAGGACAGGGACCGCTCCCGGAAAAATATCCGCTATTATCCGGAGGTCCCTGGGGAGACTTCGAAGAAGAAGCAGCTGAAGAATTTCGTTATTACACCCAAAGCAGTCTCTTGGTACCGGAATATTATGAGGTGCGATATCCTGTAAATCAACAGGAAGGGATTTATAATTACGCTTACTACCGAGCTATTAGTCCTGGGGTTGCTGAATATCTTTATGAACGACTTTTGGATGAAAGAGGACAAGACTTTCGAGAAGACCACCCCATAAACTCTCTTTGGGACGTGGAAAGGATCGGATTTATCGGAAGCCGTAATCACGTATTTATTCTTCAGGATGACAAAATTCTTCAGATTCGAGGGAATCTGGACTTTAGAGATGAAGAACTCATTGAGGATGTAGAACGCTTATTCTTTAGAAGTTCCCAACAAGAAGGAGTAATTGTGACCTCTCCTTAG
- a CDS encoding cupin domain-containing protein: protein MAIGDINELEAKKMNHPEVKDATMKVAISPKEGWEDHVMRIMEVEPEGFTPKHNHPWPHINYVIQGNGTLLLDGMENPIKAGSYAFVPAEKLHQFKNTGSDTLKFICIVPVEGHQ, encoded by the coding sequence ATGGCAATCGGAGATATTAATGAGTTAGAAGCTAAAAAAATGAATCATCCGGAAGTAAAAGATGCTACTATGAAAGTCGCAATTTCTCCCAAAGAAGGATGGGAAGATCATGTGATGCGGATTATGGAAGTGGAGCCCGAGGGTTTCACACCGAAACATAACCATCCCTGGCCCCATATTAATTATGTAATCCAAGGAAACGGCACCTTATTGCTAGATGGTATGGAAAACCCTATTAAAGCAGGTTCCTATGCTTTTGTTCCCGCTGAAAAGCTTCATCAGTTTAAAAATACCGGGAGTGATACGTTAAAGTTTATTTGCATCGTTCCCGTAGAAGGTCATCAATAA
- a CDS encoding PadR family transcriptional regulator has protein sequence MKNGQTRNLTEPMYYILLILTNPHHGYGIMQKVHTFTEGRVEIGAGTLYSLLSKFTAEKLIRIDSVGERKKTYVITEKGRDVLEKEYQRLQRLVRDGDRILTRERQS, from the coding sequence ATGAAAAATGGCCAAACAAGAAATCTGACGGAACCGATGTATTATATTTTACTAATATTAACCAACCCCCATCACGGTTACGGAATCATGCAAAAAGTTCATACCTTTACCGAAGGAAGAGTGGAAATCGGAGCAGGAACCCTCTATAGCCTGCTCTCAAAGTTTACCGCCGAGAAGCTGATCCGAATCGATTCCGTGGGAGAACGTAAAAAAACTTATGTGATCACGGAAAAAGGGCGGGATGTTTTAGAAAAAGAATATCAACGACTACAACGGTTAGTACGGGATGGAGACCGAATATTAACAAGGGAGAGACAATCATGA